A single region of the Solwaraspora sp. WMMD791 genome encodes:
- a CDS encoding class IV adenylate cyclase yields the protein MREVEVKYRVQDREALLVALTARGIEPGPPVVQDDQAYAPQGWSYGDSRIGVPFVRLRTVDGRHTFTLKRPADNALSCDEYETAVADREQMHTAILAMGFRATVRVAKVRRTARLPGGELCVDDVAGLGTFLELERIVGDGVPGEAVQAELAAFVASLGIGVSRTEESYDSLVRAALASA from the coding sequence GTGCGGGAGGTCGAGGTCAAGTACCGCGTCCAGGACCGGGAGGCGCTGCTTGTCGCGCTCACGGCGCGCGGCATCGAGCCGGGTCCGCCGGTCGTGCAGGACGACCAGGCGTACGCGCCCCAGGGCTGGTCGTACGGCGACAGCAGAATCGGTGTCCCCTTCGTACGGTTGCGGACCGTCGACGGCCGGCACACGTTCACCCTGAAACGCCCCGCCGACAATGCGCTCTCCTGCGACGAGTACGAGACGGCGGTGGCCGACCGCGAGCAGATGCACACCGCCATCCTGGCGATGGGCTTCCGCGCCACCGTACGGGTCGCCAAGGTCCGCCGTACCGCCAGGTTGCCCGGTGGTGAGCTGTGCGTCGACGACGTCGCGGGCCTCGGCACCTTCCTTGAGCTGGAACGCATCGTCGGTGACGGCGTGCCGGGTGAGGCGGTGCAGGCCGAGCTGGCGGCGTTCGTCGCGTCGCTCGGGATCGGAGTGTCGCGCACCGAAGAGTCCTACGACTCCCTCGTCCGCGCCGCCCTCGCCTCAGCCTGA